TATTTATGCCAGCAACATATAGTGATATGCAGAGCAATCAAATTgttttccactagatggcagaaggtacaattacACTGTGAATCCATCTGTTGCCAATACTACAACGGAATCACAGCTTTCTTTGTGTTCAAGTAAACAGACCCAGCTCTCACACTGACTCAGTTTGTGAGGAAAGTGACACaagatcatcattatttcagtttttatttggtAGTGTGCTGTGTGATTTCCCCAATGTAGAGGATGTGTCTCACCTCAAATAGTTTGAGAAACACTGCGCCAATAGTGTATTATGTCTTAAATTTAAACGTAAATTTTTGCgtcgtagttgttgttgttattgtgacTTAGCAGGCCTTCTTCTTACATGATCTTcctgcttccatttttttcttagagttgacagataaatacaatacaaaacaatgcatcctgatttatatagcactttcaaaacagctgcagctgtaacaaagcgcttaacaaaacggttaacatcaagtaaaataataaacaacacataacagtCGTGCAATGCTAACTGGATAAATGGATAATATTTGTAGCGTAGCTGACAAGTGGTTGTGATAAATCTCCCCTTAACACTTTTGTACTTATATTCACTCTAAAGCTATTTTCACACCACAGCTCAAGTCATTTTCCATGTCattacatgttttgttttagtttgtgcttCATCACTAGTACCCTTTTGTGGTGCCTTGGAGGGCGACAACACACTTGGGGAAATGATTTGTTATCCTGACGTCATGCACAACTCGCTACGATCGAGGAATATTTGTGCCCCAATTGTCAGTGAAATTCAGAATTTTCCAACTTAAGCAGTTCCAACGTCATTGTATAATCTTTTTCTGCAGGTATTGGTGCATGGGAGCATATCACAAAATGGAGGTGCAAACCCTATAAGAAGATGCAGGTATGTTAGTCATTCTTTGATGTTGATGCGTGTTATCTATCGAGCTCTAAAGCCTAACAAAAAAGTAGTTTTTCATCCTATTGCCACATtgcctgagtttttttttctatttgactCCGTCTTGCTGTTTTTAACTTGAAAATCACAGCACACTGATATTTTCCATGTATTTCTGTCATCCAATAATCACGATACTATACAATTTGTGGAGAGCAAATTCTTTGACATTCCACTTATACTCCAACTTACAGCGAAATGAACAAGAAACTCATTTGTGGTGTGTGTAATTATGCACATGGTACGGTTTCATTTACATTAAATGCTGGGTTCAGCTGACATGTAATTTCTTCATTCCTTTATGCAATGCTTGCCTTTATTAGCAGCactattaacaacaacaaaaaacccgcACACCTTCATCATACACGATCCAGCATTGAATGACCTAGTTTCTACATACAACCGTGCTTTTGACGAGGATGAAGTCTTTTTGACGTTTTCCAAATTGCTACTCACTCCCCATGTCTTCTAATTATGATTCATGTGAACAAGTGCAGCGAGATGAAAGGTTGTTTGCCGCTTCATGGCAATGGATGCAAGGCTCAACCCGGCTTGTAAGATGTGGTTGCTGTATACCAAAGCCTTGACCGCAGTGTTTCACTCCGGGGCTAAGATGTCATCAAGCTGTGCCTTTTCGGGCGATTATGGCAGCGTACCTCACCCATGATACCTTTTATTCTGctacttttgtgtttgttttgctttgctggATCATAGTCATTCACATCTTAGCCGTAGAAGGGCAAATATGTGCTGTGCGTCTAAATAACATTTGCGCCGTGCAAAAACTCTCCCCACCTTTAAAGGAAAGAGAGTTTAAATTCGCCGCAAGGCCATTTTCTCTTAAGGTTGCGAGGAAGTTGTTTAAATCTTGCAAGGAAAGCAATAGCTGCATCGCGTCACCCTTCGTTAAACAAACCCcaaacaatttctttttttttccttccccctcCTCTTAACCACTTATCTCAAGTTGCAAACCCAAAACACCGTTAGTGGTTTTTTTAAAGGGTATATCCCCTGACTATATGGAGAGCTGGAGAGAAAGAGTAGTAGCAACAGTCGTGTATTACAGCTGAATGATGGGTTACCCTCAGCATAGTTACAACCCAGGAGAGGATTAGGCAAACACTTTCACCCGCTCATGTTGAACTCAAATGGCACTTTCAAGTTCGGAATTGGAGTTAAACGGAAACCGATATTATTTACGGTCTCCATACTGTCTACAAACATGTAATTTGTGTGCCAAATAAAACGTTTGACCAACTTGTTGAATGCCGTTCGGTCTTTAATTTAATAAACACTTTCACTTGGAGTCTTTTCAGCATTCGTTGCAACTTCACTAAATTGTACTCGGCAAGTGTGGCGTTAACCTAACAAATTCATTAATCTGATTTCACCAATAATTGCAAAAAATATGCTTTCCTTAAGCACTGACACTTTTCAGCATCGTGCATTGAGAATGGCGTTGTGGTACATTGCGATGTGGATTTAAAATGAATTGTTCAGCCCCAATTCATTTGTATTTCAtattacatttgcatttaatgttaAATTGTTTCAAACTCAAGGTACAATTTTGATTGAACTTAAAATGCGTCATGCGATTTCATTGAATCATTGTTTACGTAGCATTTAAGTTTCCTACATTTCAATGCCGTGTTTTTAACTTCAAACTGCGCATACTGTTACAGTGGTTTACGATGATATTAAATATACGGTACCTTTAAGGAATAAAACCTCCGTCTCTTTTCGCATGCGCGCTTAGGCCTACTCTGCTACTTTCTTTTAATGCTGGTCATGATGACGGCACTTGGAGAGCTAAATATTTTCTTAGGTTGTGCTTTGTATAAGAACTTTCCAAACCACCGTTCTAGATGACTGCTGTGTTGGCGACCTAATCTATTTAACAGGCTGCGCCAAGCTTCGACAGCAATTTTCACGTGATCATCTCTGCCCGGGGGGATTAACTTGAGGCGTGACCGCAGGCGCAATGACTCTCTCATTTAGGTTTGGGATGCCTGCTCCGATGCCCTGATCACATTCGATAAGGACAATCTGGAGGAGGTGATGGCTTACATCGTGGAAAACGACGTGGTCGTGGCTGCGCTCACTAAACAGCTGGACAGTCTGTCGGGTGAGCAGACCAATTACCGGTACCCAGTCAATCGCTTGGCTCCTCGGTCGCATGCGCAGTGTCCCGTACCACCACATATTCCATCCGCTGGTGTTTTTAGTTGTATTCCCGCCATGATCTGTTGatgttttttccattcatttaaatcAAAACCTCACATTTTCGGAACTGCCGAGGCCGGGCGGGCCCTGAGAGGACACCTAAAGTGGTCCAGTGACCCATTTAAAGCTGCCATGTGCTCCTTGCCCTGCCACCGCCACTGCAGGGTCAAAAGTGCCGACTGCTTACCAGCAGCGCTCGATTGCTGTTGACATTAAACCAAAATGTTGCAAATAAAAAGCAACCCTGCTATGTGCTTGGCGCTTTCAGTGGCATATTTATAAATGCTTTTAGGCCAAACAAGGGACGTGTGGTCCCCGCTCGGTTTTTTGGCCTCGTGTGCTAGCCATTTGTCTCCCTCTCATGCGGCTCAAAAATGTAGTACGGTACATGAAAAGTGTGCTGCCCGCCAGCTGTTTTCAATGAAATCTCTCTCTCCAATCACCAAAACCCCATATTTAACATCCGTGTTCGGTAACCAGTAGCCAATCTGTGGATGGGTCCTGCTCCAAGTCGGCATGAGCAAGCGTAGCTCAGGCCGCTTTCATGTTGTGGGGAGGACCAGCTGCCGGTATTTTAGGAAGTGCAGGAAGAGGTTTGATGCACTATCCAACAAGCCGACAGCATGTGCAAAGCGTGGCGTGGTTGGCTTGTAGATAAACACTATTAGTCCATGGCGTGCGGCACACCAAGGCCTTTAAGATCCTCTTGTGCCAGGGAGAAGGCCGCGGTGTTTTATAACTAGTCTGTGCGCGTTTGCGTGTGCTCGGAGTGACAAATATTTAAAGCTTAACTTAAGACCCAAATGGATCACTTTGTTTTCACtggtaatttatttttctttcattgttttCTGCCCTGATCATTCGTCAGATCATGTGCAAGTCAAGTACAGGTCCAAAGTGGTGAAGTACATTTGGCCGGCGGCGCACCAGGCTGTGCGCTCCGTCCCCTGGGTGCAGGTCGTGTTGGCCAGTGGGGAAACTCTCCAGACCAAGCTGCTTGTAAGTGCGATTTCTGTTTTCAAATTCCGAACTTTGAATGGTCTCACAACATCTGTTTTATTCCTTGGTGTGTTTCAGATCGGCGCAGATGGACCCAACTCCATGGTGAGGCGGCAATTAGGGATCCCCACAGTCAAGTGGAATTACGATCAATCAGCTGTGGTTGCTGTGCTGCGTCTTTCAGAGGTAAATGATGGgccgcctccttttttttcccccggactTGCCTTTTTTGTGTTGTATGTTCTATTGAGGTGTATTAGAAGAGTAAGAAATATGTGACCCGCATTGCAAAATGAGGCAGAACTCGCTCAGGTAGATTCTGAGATACAAGAAAGTCATGGTTCAGTTGATCAAACGTCTACCCCTTTCAACCAtcaaacgttttattttcaaggaATAAACATTTTGAAGTATTCAAAAATCGCATTTTGTCAAAGATAAGATAAAGAAGTAACTCTCGAGAAATATAGGTATCCGTATAAAGCATGATGATACCCTTTTGCTAATTATGTCCTCATTTTAATGATTCTGCGTCATTATGAGCTACAACTAGACCAGGAATCTGCAGGATTTTCcataattaagattaagattaagaatacctttattagtctcgcaatggagaaattccagattcacagcagcaaagttatgaaaggaagaagtagaacaacaaaaaaataggagctgctggaaaggcagccactctcgcggtgccattttgaagtcaaaataacaaaaaataacacaagacaacacataggacagagacagtcgtgcaatcttcaccacttttctgcatacactttgttgtctgaagcagttatagatgaaagaggagaggatcaaagtgtcctttcaccagtggatcagagacatcatgctgaaaaatgtgcacacgtcagctacaagcaaagttttgtgtTGTATGTCAATCAATCACCCCCAACTCTTAAGATAGCAACAGTTGCTATGCTAGCGTTCATGACTCCAAAATACTGGGCTCCAGTTGGTCTATTAGCAATGACACATCCCAGAGATACATTCGCCGGTACGCCGCAGCAGCCCGGCTAACCGCAGTGCCTAAATGgtggccatgttggcaggggcgACTTTCCCATCAAAGGCAATGCATGGCATTTTGAAAACGAATCGTAACTTGCTCATTTTAATGATGTTTACTTTTTGGTCAGTGCCAGAGGGAGTGCAATAAATATATATGACAGaggaaccccccgcccctccacaaaaaaaagttactatTTGTTGTGGTGAGTCACATGTTGGTGTCATCAGCATTACTTAAATTGAATCAGTATGACATAGTGTAGCTGCAAAATTATAACCACACACACCGTTGAAAAAGCACAGTCAAGCCTCTGCATTGGATGTTCTGCGGCACTGGGAACCTTCCCTTCGTTAGGCTTTTGCAccatgcagccccccccccaccccccgcccgtcTTAATATAGAAATAAACATTTGCAGACTGTTGCCTTCAGAAAACCTTTATGACTTTCAATGGTTTAACTCAAACATTCTTTAACTTGAGGCAAGTGTAAAAATCAGTTCACCTCTTTTGACGTAATGTGACGGTGATTCAATGTGATTTCAATGTCTCGCCTGTTAATTTCACATTAAGATAAAACAACTTCATCCCTGTCAATagtaataaaaacacaaaaacgttTGAATGGTTCAATTGCATAACCGTGAAGATGCGGCGAATCGCAGTTGATGCAGTACTGTCTGGCGGGTGTatgtaatgtacagtacattgtttCATGTGTTAACAGCCTACAGAGAACAATGTGGCATGGCAGAGGTTCCTCCCGACAGGACCCATTGCAATGTTACCGGTAatgtattcatattttaaactcttgtggggtttttttttttgattaaatGTCTGCGATTGGAtagaaaccagttcagggtgtaccaggcctactgcccggagacagctgggataggctccagcacgtcggcgaccctcgtgaggatgcgCGGATTacaaattggatggatggatgatgaaatGCATTCGTGCCGTTTGATCAACGTCTCTTGTGCATCCTCTTCGTGTCGCAGCTGTCGGACACAGAGAGCTCTCTCGTGTGGTCTACCAGTCATCACCTGGCCGAGGAGCTCATGGCGTTGGACGACGAGTGCTTTGTTGACGCTATCAACTCCGCCTTTGTGAGTGCCGATCAAAACAAGGGAGCTTTCCCTCAGATCATTGTGTGCTTTGTGTCCTTCTCCTCACATCCAGTTGGTTTTGTCAGACGTAAACACTTTGTTTTGACCAGACTTGAAACAATAGCAGTATTCGCTTGGACATACCTATCCCTTTCTTGTGTTTGAAGgaactcctttttttcccaagcGGGGCTATTTTTACTGTCCACTGAAGGATGGGGTCACCACGGTTGAGTCACGTTTGGTTTCAATCCTGGTTTGGTAATTAAACTTGCGGTCTTCCATTGTCGACCATTACTGCATGGAATGTTTTTCAAACAGAGCTAATTCAACTGTATTGCCTGGCCTGCATCTTCTTTTAATTAGCCGTACTCCCCGGGCCTCGCCAAACCCTTTACTTAGGAAGGGCAAATAACGGCCCTTGCCTGGAGTTCAGCTTTTCTCCAATGTCAGTTAATTTCGTTGTCCAGACTAAACGATATCGTCTGTTTTCTCTCTCATGCGCTCTTCTTTCTCTCTGTTTGAAATCCCTCCGCTGGGCGCACCCACAGTGGAGTAACGTGAACCAGTCGGAGTTGGTTGAGACAGCCGGGACCCTCTTCAGGAGCGCACTCGCCACCTTCATGCCCTCTGCGGGTTCGCCTCGCCAGCTGCCCCCGAGCGTGGCGGCCATCGGCCCCAAATCCCGCGTCATGTTCCCTCTCGGCATGGGCCACGCATCCGAGTACATTAGGCACAGAGTAGCGCTCGTTGGGTAAGAGGAACTGGAGTTTCAGTTAATGTGTCACGTTTGATGAAAACTTTCTCTTTGATT
This sequence is a window from Hippocampus zosterae strain Florida chromosome 14, ASM2543408v3, whole genome shotgun sequence. Protein-coding genes within it:
- the coq6 gene encoding ubiquinone biosynthesis monooxygenase COQ6, mitochondrial isoform X2, which gives rise to MHPKLSEKKILLLEAGNKKVMDKVPDSYSTRVSSISPGSATLLTGIGAWEHITKWRCKPYKKMQVWDACSDALITFDKDNLEEVMAYIVENDVVVAALTKQLDSLSDHVQVKYRSKVVKYIWPAAHQAVRSVPWVQVVLASGETLQTKLLIGADGPNSMVRRQLGIPTVKWNYDQSAVVAVLRLSEPTENNVAWQRFLPTGPIAMLPLSDTESSLVWSTSHHLAEELMALDDECFVDAINSAFWSNVNQSELVETAGTLFRSALATFMPSAGSPRQLPPSVAAIGPKSRVMFPLGMGHASEYIRHRVALVGDAAHRVHPLAGQGANLGFGDVACLTQLLGQAAFNGKDLGAMQHLLEYESERQRHNLPMMAAIDLMKRLYSTNTAPVVLLRTFGLQATNMLPTLKEQIMAFASK
- the coq6 gene encoding ubiquinone biosynthesis monooxygenase COQ6, mitochondrial isoform X1 → MLNLTRASIARNGFGRCLMAEKRSSAVKSVSRGLACADHSDGSGSNEVYDVIISGGGMVGTAMACSLGMHPKLSEKKILLLEAGNKKVMDKVPDSYSTRVSSISPGSATLLTGIGAWEHITKWRCKPYKKMQVWDACSDALITFDKDNLEEVMAYIVENDVVVAALTKQLDSLSDHVQVKYRSKVVKYIWPAAHQAVRSVPWVQVVLASGETLQTKLLIGADGPNSMVRRQLGIPTVKWNYDQSAVVAVLRLSEPTENNVAWQRFLPTGPIAMLPLSDTESSLVWSTSHHLAEELMALDDECFVDAINSAFWSNVNQSELVETAGTLFRSALATFMPSAGSPRQLPPSVAAIGPKSRVMFPLGMGHASEYIRHRVALVGDAAHRVHPLAGQGANLGFGDVACLTQLLGQAAFNGKDLGAMQHLLEYESERQRHNLPMMAAIDLMKRLYSTNTAPVVLLRTFGLQATNMLPTLKEQIMAFASK